In one window of Helianthus annuus cultivar XRQ/B chromosome 17, HanXRQr2.0-SUNRISE, whole genome shotgun sequence DNA:
- the LOC118489193 gene encoding uncharacterized protein At2g29880-like: protein MLKEHFSQWYDMFRGTSLSGFSWNSETQLIEAEDEVWDKLIDSTPDAAVLKTKKVSNFNEMLQLFAKDRASGAQAETAKERNARLKENDNINIETIPEVDDLCAANDVVLESQCNTDDDLQVLPPTSSRAKKCKSRKRLNNKMKI, encoded by the exons ATGTTGAAAGAGCATTTTTCTCAATGGTACGACATGTTTCGTGGAACGTCATTGAGTGGATTCTCTTGGAATTCAGAAACTCAATTAATTGAAGCGGAGGATGAAGTCTGGGATAAATTAATAGAT TCAACGCCTGATGCTGCAGTATTGAAGACGAAGAAAGTCTCAAACTTCAATGAAATGCTACAACTATTTGCAAAAGATAGGGCATCCGGAGCACAAGCTGAAACAGCTAAAGAAAGAAATGCCCGACTGAAAGAAAATGACAACATTAACATAGAAACAATTCCAGAAGTTGATGACTTATGTGCTGCCAATGATGTAGTTCTGGAGAGCCAATGCAATACTGATGATGATCTTCAAGTGCTACCTCCTACATCTTCTCGTGCAAAGAAATGTAAGAGTAGAAAAAGGTTGAACAACAAGATGAAGATTTAA
- the LOC110924824 gene encoding uncharacterized protein LOC110924824 translates to MLTGWKGTTSDSRIIKNALTRDDKLVIPTGRYCLVDVGLPHTSTLIAPYRGVRYHLKEYSMHAPENAKELFNLRHASLRNVIERAFGVLKKRFPIIRSTAEPLYSCETQSSIFLACCILHNFLLEEDRDKDLKDEVIQEVLDGPQKEESQITRDIREGSTRSEKLRNSTANEMWTNYLNYPNNEIDMSK, encoded by the exons ATGCTAACTGGATGGAAGGGTACAACATCAGACTCAAGAATTATAAAGAATGCGCTTACTAGAGATGATAAACTAGTCATTCCAACTG GTAGATATTGTTTAGTAGACGTGGGTTTACCTCACACGAGTACCCTAATAGCACCATATAGAGGTGTTAGGTATCATTTGAAAGAGTACTCCATGCACGCCCCTGAGAATGCAAAGGAGTTGTTTAACCTTCGTCATGCATCATTACGCAACGTAATTGAACGAGCATTTGGTGTCCTAAAAAAGAGGTTTCCTATTATTAGAAGTACAGCGGAACCATTGTACTCGTGCGAAACACAGTCTAGCATCTTTTTAgcatgttgtattttacacaacTTTTTACTAGAGGAAGATCGTGACAAAGATCTTAAAGATGAGGTCATACAAGAGGTGTTAGATGGACCACAAAAGGAAGAAAGTCAAATTACAAGAGACATACGTGAGGGTAGTACGAGATCCGAAAAACTAAGGAACTCAACTGCAAATGAAATGTGGACCAACTATTTGAATTATCCAAACAATGAAATAGATATGTCAAAGTAG